The following proteins come from a genomic window of Metarhizium brunneum chromosome 2, complete sequence:
- the xdj1 gene encoding DnaJ xdj1 yields MSGAMGEEEIDLYGLLSIERDATQDQVKKAYRQAALKYHPDKVPVEQREESEAKFKEITRAYEILSDEQKRHLYDAHGMAAFDPSRGGGPGGPEVDLNDILSQMFGFNMGGPGGPKRPRRGPDEEQEYKVTLEELYKGKTVKFAANKQVVCSQCKGSGGKEKAKSTTCERCKGNGMVEAIRQIGPGMMRRETVLCDHCQGAGQVFKEKDRCRKCKGKRTMQEKKALEIYIPRGSMQGERIVLEGEADQYPDQIPGDIVFTLVEEHHDTFSRLGNDLSAELTVTLAEALTGFSRVVLKHLDGRGIHIERPRDKILRPGDCLKIAGEGMPMKRGEVKGDLYLLVTVEFPEDGWLKDDASYEALQKMLPPPPPPIEAEEVDELEYEDGADIEKMGENSGDPRFASEWGDEDEDDGQPQCQTQ; encoded by the exons ATGTCGGGTGCTATGGGCGAAGAGGAGATTGACCTCTACG GTCTTCTCTCGATCGAGAGGGATGCGACTCAGGACCAAGTCAAGAAAGCCTACCGTCAG GCAGCTCTTAAATACCATCCCGATAAAGTTCCGGTAGAACAACGCGAGGAATCCGAAGCCAAGTTCAAAGAAATCACACGAGCGTACGAAATTCTCAGCGATGAGCAGAAGAGACATCTTTATGATGCCCACGGCATGGCAGCCTTTGATCCATCCCGCGGAGGTGGTCCAGGCGGACCCGAAGTAGACCTCAACGACATACTCTCCCAGATGTTTGGCTTTAACATGGGCGGCCCTGGGGGTCCTAAAAGGCCGAGACGCGGAcccgacgaggagcaggaaTATAAAGTTACGCTTGAAGAGCTCTACAAGGGCAAGACAGTCAAATTCGCCGCTAATAAGCAGGTTGTTTGCAGTCAGTGCAAGGGATCTGGTGGTAAGGAAAAAGCCAAATCAACCACTTGCGAACGCTGCAAAGGCAATGGCATGGTTGAGGCAATCAGACAGATCGGGCCGGGCATGATGAGACGAGAAACCGTCTTATGTGATCACTGCCAAGGCGCCGGGCAGGTATTTAAGGAGAAGGATCGCTGCAGGAAGTGCAAGGGGAAGCGGACGatgcaagaaaagaaagccTTGGAGATATACATTCCACGAGGGTCAATGCAGGGCGAGAGAATTGTTCTAGAAGGCGAAGCAGATCAGTATCCAGACCAAATACCTGGCGACATTGTCTTCACTCTGGTAGAGGAGCATCACGATACTTTCTCGCGCTTAGGTAACGACCTCTCGGCAGAGCTCACGGTCACGTTGGCGGAAGCCTTAACAGGCTTTTCTCGAGTCGTACTCAAGCACCTTGACGGCCGAGGAATTCACATCGAACGACCGCGAGACAAAATCTTGCGGCCCGGCGACTGCTTAAAAATCGCTGGCGAAGGTATGCCTATGAAGCGAGGCGAGGTGAAAGGAGATCTTTACCTTCTTGTAACTGTGGAATTCCCTGAGGATGGTTGGTTAAAGGATGATGCTTCGTATGAAGCCCTGCAAAAAATGCTGCCACCACCTCCCCCTCCTATCGAGGCTGAGGAAGTTGATGAACTGGAATATGAAGATGGAGCCGACATTGAGAAG ATGGGCGAAAACTCTGGAGATCCTCGGTTCGCAAGCGAGTGgggagacgaggacgaagatgacggccAACCTCAATGCCAGACGCAGTAA
- the Snf8 gene encoding Vacuolar-sorting protein SNF8 produces the protein MSRKGVGIGAFDRSRLTSAHYASHGSSLRANNAQALETQLAVFRSLLQQFAQTHAKDIRSDPSFRAQFARMCTAIGVDPLSSSSSSGGGPGGSIWAQLLGKTVNDFYFELAVRIVEMCSATRGENGGLIGLREVRERLSLGRVDSAGNSSDISEDDVRRAVETLKPLGGSYGIVRVGRKEYIRSVPRELSNDQVAAVEAAQVLGYVSVSMLCDNLSWERARCRTVIDDLVAEGMLWVDKQTGGEWEYWSPTFMVDIDEGHAPVAD, from the coding sequence ATGTCACGAAAGGGCGTCGGCATCGGGGCCTTTGACAGGTCGAGGCTGACGTCGGCCCATTACGCATCGCACGGCTCATCTCTGCGCGCGAACAACGCGCAAGCCCTCGAGACACAGCTGGCCGTGTTCCGGTCTCTCCTCCAGCAGTTCGCGCAGACACACGCCAAGGACATCCGCTCAGACCCGTCGTTCCGCGCCCAGTTCGCGCGCATGTGTACCGCCATCGGCGTCGATCCCctctcgagcagcagcagcagcggagGCGGCCCCGGGGGCTCCATCTGGGCGCAGctgctgggcaagacggtCAACGACTTCTACTTTGAGCTGGCCGTCCGCATAGTGGAGATGTGCAGCGCGACGAGAGGCGAGAACGGCGGGCTCATTGGCCTGCGCGAGGTGCGCGAGCGGCTGTCCCTGGGCCGCGTGGACAGCGCCGGCAACAGCAGCGACATTTCGGAGGACGACGTCCGCCGCGCCGTCGAGACGCTGAAGCCGCTGGGCGGGAGCTACGGCATAGTTCGTGTCGGGCGCAAGGAGTACATCCGGAGCGTCCCCAGAGAGCTGAGCAATGACCAGGTTGCTGCCGTTGAAGCCGCCCAGGTTTTGGGCTACGTGAGTGTCAGCATGCTTTGCGATAACTTGAGCTGGGAGCGGGCACGCTGTCGAACAGTCATTGACGACTTGGTGGCTGAAGGCATGCTGTGGGTGGACAAGCAGACCGGTGGAGAGTGGGAGTATTGGAGTCCGACGTTCATGGTTGATATAGACGAAGGGCATGCCCCCGTGGCCGATTGA
- the PMP22 gene encoding Peroxisomal membrane protein PMP22: protein MSVKFERDTLRQTTQNVASNALPDGKIPGTSGKHPLAEKVGTALTGGIQNAGTKGYLAAYIKQLESNPLRTKMLTAGSLAGAQELIASWLAKDRNKHGHYFTSRVPKMAAYGALVSAPLGHFLIWLLQKVFRGRTSLKAKIMQIIFSNLVIAPIQNSVYLVAMALIAGARTYHQVRATVKVGFWRVMRVSWITSPICLAFAQKFLPDQLWVPFFNLVSFVIGTYINTVTKKKRLAALRKKHFGDGRPGASMGRPDDYPPMGGPNPPY from the exons ATGTCAGTCAAGTTTGAACGGGATACATTGCGGCAGACTACGCAGAATGTCGCCTCCAACGCTCTGCCCGACGGCAAAATTCCCGGCACCAGCGGCAAGCATCCTTTGGCTGAGAAGGTTGGCACAGCCCTGACGGGCGGAATCCAGAATGCTGGCACCAAAGGATACCTCGCT GCCTacatcaagcagctcgagtCGAATCCCCTGCGAACAAAAATGCTCACGGCTGGTTCCCTTGCTGGTGCCCAAGAGCTCATTGCCTCATGGCTCGCCAAGGACCGCAACAAGCATGGCCACTACTTCACCTCCCGCGTTCCCAAGATGGCAGCGTACGGTGCTCTTGTCAGCGCGCCGCTTGGCCACTTCCTGATTTGGCTTCTGCAAAAGGTCTTTCGAGGCCGAACTAGTCTGAAGGCCAAGATCATGCAAATCATTTTTAGCAACCTGGTT ATTGCACCTATCCAGAACAGCGTCTATCTCGTTGCCATGGCTCTGATTGCTGGCGCTCGTACCTATCACCAGGTTCGTGCCACCGTCAAGGTTGGTTTTTGGAGAGTGATGCGCGTCTCCTGGATTACGTCGCCTATTTGCCTTGCCTTCGCTCAGAAGTTCCTGCCTGATCAGCTCTGGGTGCCGTTCTTCAACCTTGTCTCGTTCGTCATTGGCACCTATATCAACACCGtgaccaagaagaagcgtCTTGCCGCCCTTCGCAAGAAGCACTTCGGCGACGGCCGCCCAGGCGCGAGCATGGGACGCCCTGATGATTATCCTCCCATGGGGGGCCCTAACCCTCCTTACTAG
- the RCC1 gene encoding RCC1 repeat-containing protein, whose protein sequence is MEDVFAIGSNGSGQLGIGHEEDVSVPKQVHFQPAPLGSRIMKIAAGGNHTLLLDESGGLFWSGDPSAGACGISSNDSKIAVFRPVRLVHSGHDDIRGTPVLIAATWEASFIVSRDDTGRSTKLFSFGTGMKGELGAGELIVRTPTATQLQDFPPPGTEIIDLAACMGHVVAVLDNGDAYGWGNCRKSQVGAPAGVIYKPRRVADIGFGVHRAVCTKEATCFFGAPNSGQVRILGSDKWGIVSKSPRVTSSWSDIGAGWGAVYILNRDGTLQAWGRDDHGQLPPPNLPRLEQIAIGSEHVVALSQDGDVLSWGWGEHGNCGPRVENNDVKGRWNVIASSKFIPADSRITRIGAGCATSWICIGRV, encoded by the coding sequence ATGGAGGATGTTTTCGCTATTGGGTCTAATGGATCTGGGCAACTTGGTATTGGGCATGAAGAGGATGTATCCGTTCCGAAGCAGGTTCATTTCCAACCGGCGCCTCTGGGCTCCCGTATAATGAAAATTGCCGCTGGCGGTAACCACACTCTTCTCTTGGATGAGTCTGGTGGCCTATTCTGGAGTGGTGACCCGTCTGCTGGAGCTTGCGGAATCTCAAGCAACGACTCGAAGATTGCGGTCTTTCGGCCAGTTCGCCTGGTCCATAGCGGACACGATGACATCAGAGGAACTCCTGTCCTCATCGCCGCAACATGGGAGGCCTCATTTATTGTTTCCCGCGATGATACCGGGAGAAGCACCAAACTCTTCAGTTTCGGGACCGGCATGAAAGGCGAGCTTGGTGCAGGAGAACTGATTGTTCGAACGCCCACAGCTACTCAACTACAAGACTTTCCTCCACCAGGGACAGAAATTATTGACTTGGCGGCATGTATGGGACATGTTGTCGCAGTGCTCGATAATGGCGATGCCTATGGCTGGGGCAATTGTCGGAAATCACAAGTGGGAGCACCCGCCGGCGTCATCTACAAGCCTCGGAGGGTAGCTGATATCGGATTCGGCGTACATCGCGCGGTTTGTACCAAGGAGGCGACATGTTTCTTTGGGGCCCCAAACAGTGGGCAGGTTCGCATATTAGGGTCGGACAAGTGGGGGATTGTCTCCAAGAGTCCCCGTGTAACATCTTCATGGTCAGATATTGGGGCAGGCTGGGGAGCCGTCTATATATTGAATCGAGACGGAACTCTGCAAGCGTGGGGGAGAGATGATCATGGTCAACTACCACCACCCAATCTACCTCGTCTGGAGCAAATTGCCATTGGCAGTGAGCATGTTGTGGCTCTGTCACAAGATGGCGATGTGCTTTCATGGGGTTGGGGCGAACATGGGAATTGTGGCCCACGGGTGGAAAACAACGACGTCAAAGGCCGTTGGAATGTGATTGCATCCTCGAAATTTATACCTGCGGATTCTCGGATTACTAGGATTGGTGCGGGCTGTGCTACCAGCTGGATATGCATAGGACGAGTTTGA
- the rad9_1 gene encoding DNA repair protein rad9, which translates to MAILSFTLSEEGVSAFRDALICLNKFSDDVSLEARKDSFVLTTLNSSKSAYASFKFATNRFFSKYQCQPMGQFRDRFYCTLYIRVGDSLALEIISTTTLSALIPLSLISLFRSRSSSESQRDAEKQTLIDRCDITVEDGEGIKSRFIARIVFRNGLTSTHRLPFEVAVPVHAKFNRQDAPHHWTISSRTLRQLMDHFGPGIEYLDINTDGDHVNFTCFSEKTVNEDAVLKKPLQTSIAVETDEFDDIDVEDKLHVVISVKDFRAIVQHAGITGNAISARYSLPAKPILLSYVGDALACEFLIMTVGERGSNPAQKTKKGRKATAAAASGPRLEAASRRTSVAPNETTTNIQPYQLSQSAPSIAKPTVPNPTPHPHISAARASASRIGAFDLRPSQKPPPPTIRSESLFVDDDGWEPVRDEEEDVEQDARLEWDHSADPNPSALQLSRIEERHAASVGRQEAADAQTAPESTYLEPTQKLSDVKSLALFPD; encoded by the exons ATGGCAATCCTGTCCTTCACCCTGAGCGAAGAAGGCGTGTCTGCCTTTCGTGATGCACTGATATGTCTGAACAAATTCAGCGATGATGTATCCCTAGAAGCTAGAAAAGACTCA TTCGTTCTTACAACCTTGAATAGTTCCAAGTCCGCCTATGCGAGCTTCAAGTTCGCCACAAACAGATTCTTCTCTAAATACCAATGTCAGCCCATGGGCCAATTTCGCGACAGATTCTATTGCACACTATATATCAGGGTTGGTGACTCCCTAGCTCTTGAAATCATCTCTACAACCACTCTATCTGCCCTCATACCTCTT TCACTTATATCACTATTTCGCAGTCGTTCAAGCTCAGAGAGTCAACGAGATGCGGAGAAGCAGACACTTATCGACAGGTGTGATATCACCGTCGAGGATGGGGAAGGCATTAAAAGCCGTTTCATCGCCCGTATTGTGTTTCGGAATGGCTTGACATCAACTCATCGCTTGCCATTCGAGGTGGCTGTACCCGTTCACGCAAAATTTAATAGACAAGATGCACCACACCACTGGACAATATCATCAAGGACGCTTCGTCAGCTCATGGACCATTTCGGACCCGGCATCGAGTACTTGGATATCAATACTGACGGTGACCATGTCAACTTCACATGTTTTAGCGAAAAAACCGTTAATGAGGACG CGGTGCTAAAAAAGCCGTTGCAGACCTCCATTGCTGTTGAAACAGATGAATTTGATGATATCGACGTTGAGGATAAGCTTCATGTCGTCATTTCTGTCAAAGACTTTCGCGCCATTGTTCAACATGCTGGGATCACTGGAAATGCCATCTCTGCCCGATATTCTCTCCCTGCGAAACCCATATTGCTCTCTTATGTTGGAGATGCTTTGGCTTGCGAGTTTCTTATAATGACAGTAGGGGAACGTGGAAGTAATCCAGCCCAAAAGACGAAAAAGGGCCGCaaagcaacagcagcagcagcatcaggTCCACGTTTAGAGGCTGCCTCTCGTAGGACCAGCGTTGCACCAAACGAAACCACCACGAATATACAGCCTTACCAGCTTTCACAATCTGCGCCATCTATCGCGAAACCCACGGTACCTAACCCAACGCCCCATCCACATATAAGCGCTGCTAGGGCCAGCGCTTCACGAATTGGTGCCTTTGATCTACGGCCGTCTCAgaagccaccaccgcccaCTATCCGCTCAGAAAGCCTGTTTGtagatgatgatggctgggAGCCCGTgagagacgaggaggaagacgtgGAACAAGACGCAAGGCTGGAGTGGGATCATAGTGCCGACCCT AACCCTTCAGCGTTGCAGCTGAGCCGGATCGAAGAGCGTCATGCAGCCAGCGTTGGGCGCCAAGAAGCGGCAGATGCCCAAACTGCCCCCGAGTCAACATACTTGGAGCCGACACAAAAGCTTTCAGATGTTAAGAGCCTCGCGTTATTTCCGGACTAG
- the RPL34B gene encoding 60S ribosomal protein eL34, whose product MATQRVTYRRRNGYNTRSNRTRVVKTPGGELRLLHIKKRGTVPKCGDCGSKLSGIPALRPREYSQISKPQKTVQRAYGGSRCGGCVRDRIVRAFLIEEQKIVKKVLKEQEQSQKKK is encoded by the exons ATGGCGACCCAACGAGTTACctaccgccgccgcaacGG CTACAACACTCGTTCCAACCGAACCCGAGTCGTTAAGACTCCCGGTGGCGAGCTCCGACTGTTGCACATTAAGAAGCGAGGCACTGTCCCCAAGTGCGGCGACTGTGGCTCCAAGCTATCTGGC ATTCCCGCCCTCCGCCCCCGAGAATACTCCCAGATTTCGAAGCCTCAGAAGACTGTTCAGCGTGCCTACGGAGGATCGAGATGCGGCGGCTGTGTCCGTGACCGTATTGTCCGAGCCTTCTTGATCGAGGAGCAGAAGATTGTCAAGAAAGTGCTGAAGGAACAGGAGCAgagccagaagaagaaataa
- the ndufaf3 gene encoding NADH dehydrogenase [ubiquinone] 1 alpha subcomplex assembly factor 3 yields MPAPSTSVDVCMYDGFGLNSGLTITGGNGALLVNGEAFAWRPWEATGSMELVNRKGQFDLPKEAFGIFDLLWPRPDLLVIGVGKHNLPLSPETKKHIAEQGMRVEVLDTRNAAAQFNLLATERGVSEVAAALIPIGWKEGVGAEA; encoded by the exons ATGCCCGCGCCCTCCACATCGGTCGATGTTTGCATGTATGACGGGTTTGGCCTTAATAGCGGTCTTACAATCACGGGTGGTAATGGAGCCCTGTTGGTGAACGGGGAGGCCTTTGCGTGGAGGCCATGGGAGGCGACGGGATCAATGGAGCTTGTAAACAGGAAGGGTCAATTCGATCTCCCCAAGGAGGCATTCGGGATATTTGATCTCCTCTGGCCAAGACCGG ATTTACTCGTCATTGGTGTCGGAAAGCACAACCTGCCACTCAGCCCAGAAACTAAGAAGCACATTGCCGAGCAAGGGATGAGGGTGGAAGTTTTAGACACAAGAAACGCAGCTGCACAGTTCAACCTACTTGCCACCGAACGAGGGGTCTCTGAGGTTGCAGCAGCTTTGATACCCATTGGGTGGAAGGAGGGCGTAGGAGCTGAGGCATGA
- the Rngtt gene encoding mRNA-capping enzyme, whose translation MAGAHEPPPTAGEYVDTGPYTTDPPLLRDHSQLKTYKTSRFEYPDIRVFFRPHPKAAELPRTPAPLPLVVCIPGLGGSVAQFYPLLNSLVDLASCLSVDFPGGGRSRYAVTSWDAYTPEALGELLELVIEDHRDNEHGQGIILIGHSMGTMLAAQLASKSASHQTSLSKYVVAVVAVCPTAGPPDQQRSSLLRRLLWMPGWIFSLWRAWDGIGGPYSPSVSRFVGKEADLELRVMQYRFNQQSRTPVWRRMAYGALPVHENGKPIGGLPSLDTWAGVKVPVYLIAGEDDHLTPPGEVDKILQVLNHRTNSTQSNDEHTNQEELAISSQSPTQVPSQTSDTIYDPTEESFATDKIGADSIDNADDEPSTPLESPAFVPPQPAHPTPVVQSFVMPSPANHALLYMPRCSRVLAGLISDFLACHVTQRLSLAWQLQYLSREGKWDVKNLIKWKSVAPVSEEIGPEGRPIFRALKTLREADDVHSPSEFVGTWSHVVKDVIDISRDQPVYDPRGLERGGVHYHKFPTVSKIPPQPKEVELFIKLVDKLRNAQMERADKEGWEHPEKCVVGVHCHYGFNRTGYFIVCYLVERCGFSVQEAIEKFAQARPNGIRHSHFLDRLYVRYNVEEGPGQQPTP comes from the coding sequence ATGGCTGGAGCGCATGAACCGCCGCCCACAGCGGGCGAATACGTCGACACGGGTCCTTATACAACGGACCCGCCCTTGCTGAGAGATCACTCGCAGCTCAAGACGTACAAGACGAGTCGTTTCGAGTATCCTGATATAAGGGTATTTTTCAGACCACATCCCAAGGCTGCAGAACTTCCAAGGACGCCTGCGCCGTTGCCGCTCGTGGTCTGCATACCAGGTCTGGGCGGTTCTGTTGCGCAGTTCTATCCGCTGTTGAATAGCCTTGTCGACCTCGCTTCCTGCCTATCCGTGGATTTTCCCGGAGGAGGGCGTTCACGATATGCTGTCACGTCATGGGATGCCTACACACCGGAAGCCTTGGGTGAATTATTGGAGCTCGTAATTGAGGATCACCGTGATAatgaacatggccaaggcataATCCTAATTGGACATAGCATGGGTACCATGCTAGCCGCGCAGCTTGCAAGCAAAAGTGCTTCGCATCAGACTAGTTTGTCAAAATATGTTGTCGCCGTTGTTGCGGTGTGTCCAACGGCGGGTCCCCCAGACCAGCAAAGGTCTTCTCTCTTGAGGCGACTTTTGTGGATGCCCGGCTGGATATTCTCACTCTGGCGAGCCTGGGACGGTATCGGAGGTCCGTACAGTCCGAGTGTGTCCCGTTTTGTAGGGAAGGAGGCAGATTTGGAGTTGAGAGTGATGCAATATCGGTTTAACCAACAGAGCAGAACCCCGGTCTGGAGACGTATGGCATATGGTGCTCTTCCAGTCCATGAGAATGGCAAACCCATAGGAGGGCTGCCCAGCCTTGATACGTGGGCCGGGGTGAAGGTGCCGGTATATCTTATTGCGGGCGAAGACGATCATTTGACACCACCGGGGGAGGTCGACAAGATCCTTCAGGTGCTGAATCATCGTACAAATAGCACGCAATCTAACGATGAACACACAAATCAGGAAGAGTTGGCAATATCGAGCCAGTCACCTACACAGGTTCCATCGCAGACCAGCGATACAATCTACGATCCTACAGAGGAGAGTTTTGCGACGGACAAGATTGGAGCGGACAGCATCGATaatgctgatgatgagccGTCGACTCCGCTAGAATCGCCTGCATTTGTGCCTCCGCAGCCTGCTCACCCGACGCCGGTAGTCCAGTCGTTCGTGATGCCTTCACCAGCGAACCATGCTCTTCTGTACATGCCACGGTGCTCAAGAGTGTTGGCCGGGCTTATCTCAGATTTCCTCGCCTGTCATGTTACCCAAAGATTGTCCTTAGCTTGGCAGCTGCAGTACTTGTCCCGTGAGGGGAAATGGGACGTCAAGAACTTAATCAAGTGGAAGTCAGTCGCGCCGGTATCTGAAGAAATTGGACCCGAGGGACGTCCCATTTTTCGCGCCTTGAAGACACTCAGAGAAGCCGACGACGTGCACTCCCCCTCTGAATTCGttgggacatggagtcatgTTGTCAAGGATGTCATCGATATTTCTAGAGACCAGCCGGTTTATGACCCGCGAGGCCTCGAACGAGGTGGTGTGCATTACCACAAGTTCCCCACTGTGTCCAAGATTCCGCCTCAGCCGAAAGAGGTCGAACTGTTTATCAAGCTTGTTGATAAGTTACGGAATGCCCAGATGGAGCGGGCTGATAAAGAGGGCTGGGAACATCCTGAGAAGTGTGTTGTGGGCGTACACTGTCACTATGGCTTCAACCGTACTGGCTACTTCATAGTGTGCTATCTTGTTGAGCGTTGCGGGTTTAGTGTCCAAGAGGCGATCGAAAAGTTTGCACAGGCGAGGCCAAATGGAATTCGTCACTCACACTTCTTGGATAGGTTGTATGTGCGGTACAATGTTGAAGAAGGACCAGGCCAGCAACCGACGCCATGA
- the PHO8_0 gene encoding Repressible alkaline phosphatase, protein MESEQSPLLGNENQSHENGRRHHSRRDSKWSRLREIGIFVWALIATAAVIIIAITTQHDQQTSRPDPDSRPTKRNLVFMVSDGMGPASLSLTRSYRQYVESLPEHDTLVLDKHFWGSSRTRSSSSLVTDSAAGATAFSCGKKSYNGAISMLPDFQPCGSVLEAAKRAGYATGLVVTTDITDATPACFASHVLIRQMQDAIALQEVGHGPLGRSVDLMLGGGRCHFMPNSTAGSCRLDDIDVVALAQEKYGWSYADSRPAFDALHAGQNVNLPLLGLFASSDIPFELDRRNMNDVYPSLSEMAQTALRTLEKATDKSDKGFFLMIEGSRIDHAGHINDPAAQVREVLEYDKTFKAVLDFIDDTTTETILVATSDHETGGLATALQEPGHLPVYNWYPHVLANVSASCESLAKSLQSHVSNMPASISKQQLKSWINEKLVIPGLGVTDATDDELSLLADDPEASVNTFAAIISLRAHVGWSTHGHTAVDVNVYSSGGPETERIRGNVENTEIGHFLSHYLEVDVDEITQELQEKARISGDNRFHATQDPKKTGDWASDKYHTFED, encoded by the exons ATG GAGTCTGAGCAAAGCCCACTCCTCGGCAACGAGAACCAATCCCATGAAAATGGCAGACGTCATCATAGCCGAAGGGATTCAAAGTGGTCACGACTCCGCGAAATCGGAATTTTCGTTTGGGCCTTGATCGCTACTGCTGCCGTCATTATCAtagccatcaccacccagCATGATCAACAGACGTCCAGGCCAGACCCCGACTCTCGACCAACCAAGCGCAATCTTGTCTTTATGGTCTCAGACGGCATGGGCCCTGCCTCATTATCACTGACCCGCAGCTATCGTCAGTACGTCGAGAGTCTCCCTGAGCACGACACACTCGTCTTGGACAAGCACTTCTGGGGCTCTAGTCGGACACGGTCAAGCAGCTCCCTGGTCACCGACAGTGCCGCTGGTGCCACCGCCTTCTCCTGCGGCAAAAAGAGCTACAATGGTGCCATTTCAATGCTTCCCGACTTTCAGCCTTGTGGTTCTGTTCTCGAAGCTGCAAAGAGGGCCGGGTACGCCACGGGGCTGGTCGTCACTACCGACATCACCGACGCAACGCCGGCCTGCTTTGCAAGTCATGTCTTGATTAGGCAGATGCAGGACGCCATTGCCTTGCAAGAAGTCGGTCATGGACCTCTTGGCCGCTCAGTTGACCTCATGCTAGGTGGTGGACGATGCCATTTCATGCCCAACTCTACTGCCGGCAGCTGTCGTTTGGATGACATTGATGTCGTTGCCTTGGCGCAGGAAAAGTATGGGTGGTCGTATGCGGACAGCCGCCCGGCTTTCGATGCTCTCCATGCAGGTCAAAATGTCAACTTGCCGTTATTAGGATTGTTCGCCTCATCAGACATCCCTTTCGAACTGGACAGAAGGAACATGAATGACGTTTATCCAAGTCTCAGCGAAATGGCCCAGACTGCACTACGTACTCTGGAAAAGGCTACTGACAAAAGCGATAAAGGCTTTTTCCTCATGATCGAGGGTAGCCGAATCGATCATGCTGGCCACATCAATGATCCCGCCGCTCAGGTACGAGAGGTCCTGGAATACGATAAAACATTCAAGGCCGTGTTGGATTTCATCGATGACACTACTACTGAAACCATTCTCGTTGCAACCAGCGACCATGAGACCGGTGGGCTTGCTACCGCCCTCCAGGAGCCTGGCCACCTTCCAGTTTATAACTGGTATCCGCATGTACTCGCCAATGTCTCTGCCTCGTGCGAAAGCCTGGCTAAGTCGTTACAGAGTCATGTGTCCAACATGCCTGCTTCTATTTCCAAGCAACAGCTCAAATCATGGATAAACGAAAAGCTTGTTATTCCCGGCCTGGGTGTCACTGATGCCACCGATGATGAGCTTTCGCTTCTTGCTGATGACCCCGAGGCTTCTGTCAATACCTTTGCTGCTATTATCTCTCTTCGTGCACACGTTGGCTGGAGCACGCATGGTCACACAGCCGTCGACGTCAATGTCTACAGCTCTGGCGGCCCAGAGACTGAACGAATTCGAGGCAACGTTGAGAATACCGAAATAGGACACTTTCTCAGCCACTATCTAGAGGTAGATGTTGATGAGATCACACAGGAACTTCAAGAGAAAGCTCGGATCAGCGGCGACAACAGATTTCATGCAACTCAGGATCCAAAAAAGACTGGAGATTGGGCGTCCGATAAGTATCATACCTTTGAAGACTGA